GCGCAGCTCGGGCGCCGGCACGGGCTCCTCCTTCCCGCCCCGGCCACCCGAGAGCCGCCGGGCGACGGTGTCGCTGCGGGTGCGGCGCAGGGTGGCCGCCTGGGCCTTGCCGCGGCCCTCGGCCACCGCCTCGGCGAAGTTGGCGAAGAGCACCGTGAACCACAGCCAGAGGCACACCTGGCCGACGAAGCCGATGTCCTCGTTCCGGTTGAAGATCCCGGTGACGAACGCGTACGTGGTCATCACCGCGCCGATCTCGACGATGAACATCACCGGGTTGCGCGCCTGGGAGCGCGGATCGAGCTTCTTGAACGACTCGCCGATCGCGGGCACCACGATGGCGGGGTCGAAGAGGCTGCTCCTGGGCTGCCGTCTGGGCTCGCGAGGGCCCGGGTCCGTTGCGGACACGGCCATGATCTCCATCCCTCTCTCAGTGGGCCAGCTGGCCCGCATGCAGCTGCAGGTGCTCGAGGATCGGTCCCAGCGCCAGCGCCGGGAAGAAGGTGAGCGCGCCGACGATGAGGATCACCCCGATGAGCAGCCCGGTGAACAGCGGCGTGTCGGTGGGGAAGGTCCCCGCGCTCGCGGGCACGACCTTCTTCCTGACCATCGAGCCGGCGAGGGCGAGCAGCGGGATCAGGAAGATGAAACGCCCGATCCACATCGCCGCCGACAGCGTGGTGTTGTAGTACAGGGTGTTGCCGCTCAGCCCGGCGAAGGCGCTGCCGTTGTTGCCGGTGGTCGAGCTGAAGGCGTAGAGGATCTCGGAGAAACCGTGCGGCCCCGGGTTGAGCGGCCCCGCCTGCCCGCGTGAGGCGAGAACCGAGACCGCGGTGAAGCCGAGGATGGAGGCGGGCAGGGCGAGGATGCCGAGGGCGGCGAGCTTGACCTCGCGCGACTCGATCTTCTTGCCCAGGTACTCGGGCGTTCGTCCCACCATCAGCCCGGCGATGAAGACCGCGAGGATGGCGAAGACGAGCATGCCGTAGAGGCCGGAGCCGACGCCGCCCGGGGTGATCTCACCGAGCTGGATGAGCACCATCGGCACCAGGCCGCCGAGCGGGGTCCAGCTGTCGTGCGCGGAGTCGACCGAGCCGGTGCTGGTGCCGGTCGTCGCCGCCCCGTACTGGGCGGACTGGATGGCGCCGAAGCGGACCGACTTGCCCTCCATGTTGCCGCCCGTCTGCTGCGCCGTGGAGGTCCAGGTCGCGCCTGCGCGCGCCAGGGCCGGGTTGCCCGCCTGCTCCTGGTAGGCGGCGAACGCGGCGCCGCTGACGAGCACGATCGCCATCGCGGCGAAGATCGCGATGCCCTGCTTGACGTTCCGGGCGAAGCGGCCGAAGGTGAACGCCAGGCCGAAGGGGATGCAGAGCACGAGCAGGATCTGGAACGCGTTGGTGAACCCGGTGGGGTTCTCGTAGGGGTGGGCGGAGTTGGCGTTGAAGAAGCCGCCGCCGTTGGTGCCGAGGTCCTTGATCGCCTCCATCGAGGCCACCGGGCCCTGGGCGATGGTCTGGGTGGCCCCCTCGAGGGTGTGCACCACCGTGGAGGCGTTGAAGTTCTGGATCGCGCCCTGGGAGACGAGGACGAGGGTGGCGACCACCGCGATCGGCAGCAGGATGTACAGCGTGGCCCGGGTGATGTCGACGTAGAAGCTGCCGATCGTCCTCCCGCTGCGCCGCACCAGCCCGCGCACCAGGGCGATGG
The nucleotide sequence above comes from Candidatus Dormiibacterota bacterium. Encoded proteins:
- the kdpA gene encoding potassium-transporting ATPase subunit KdpA, translated to QLNPNHLPAVPADLSLNTAISFTTNTNWQNYTGEQTMSYLSQMLALAFHQFLSAATGIALAIALVRGLVRRSGRTIGSFYVDITRATLYILLPIAVVATLVLVSQGAIQNFNASTVVHTLEGATQTIAQGPVASMEAIKDLGTNGGGFFNANSAHPYENPTGFTNAFQILLVLCIPFGLAFTFGRFARNVKQGIAIFAAMAIVLVSGAAFAAYQEQAGNPALARAGATWTSTAQQTGGNMEGKSVRFGAIQSAQYGAATTGTSTGSVDSAHDSWTPLGGLVPMVLIQLGEITPGGVGSGLYGMLVFAILAVFIAGLMVGRTPEYLGKKIESREVKLAALGILALPASILGFTAVSVLASRGQAGPLNPGPHGFSEILYAFSSTTGNNGSAFAGLSGNTLYYNTTLSAAMWIGRFIFLIPLLALAGSMVRKKVVPASAGTFPTDTPLFTGLLIGVILIVGALTFFPALALGPILEHLQLHAGQLAH